One Methylobacterium sp. NMS14P DNA window includes the following coding sequences:
- a CDS encoding HEAT repeat domain-containing protein — MLDVHEVDTPVPASWFSGDLYCPSGNAPGTRWDQFTPEEFLLFRIVRGRVVARMTAPNTGEEVDAYFDAATPLLDRFIEAGGAFSREIAPGPLEGLAEALHDRGDTVARRHLAGLLWQAGAADLRALVPALTSVQEPDVLRWIGYALSRIGPDAAVAIPDLMRVLAETDDAEVARAMAYALAGIGPAAAHVFPSAIPLVLTRCGQQADRQLELFVHNLERAGPQMIDVLIAGMLAAHDTKVAYDIAFALGRMGLAAVLPLYVALATAGDDRQRSVLARALGRIGPDAGMALDLLLDRLRQAGDDAVRSTMMGAVTEIGLRSPADLHSLRTVFRATNTERVLRSAAEAAATLGTDALGFLLEEFEAGGPAARIPIAKVLGDFGAEAAAAVDAFALAAESSPDRALLDALTQALAKIGAPADVLFTARIRALLHVPGGYWADDGLTGMQKALDAGLRLPEHHVRDLVSALVRFGASSIGRPIAKMLGSTGRHAAEPLLSALDRVQDPDTRTVIFYALGLVGEPAQAAMDDVVIALSTADNDRLRLQLVDDLVRMGQPDERHMATLADVLVRSSFRPVWWRLGLVLAGFGAPAVVTLVRVLDDASDDGLCAAMENALLEVAAADAAARAALLAAVRHGARPRTKRAIQAALNQSSR, encoded by the coding sequence ATGCTCGACGTCCATGAGGTCGACACGCCGGTGCCGGCCTCATGGTTCTCCGGCGATCTCTACTGTCCGTCAGGCAACGCCCCGGGCACCCGATGGGATCAATTCACCCCTGAGGAATTCCTCCTGTTCAGGATCGTGCGCGGCAGGGTGGTCGCGCGCATGACGGCGCCGAACACCGGTGAAGAGGTGGACGCGTATTTCGACGCCGCGACTCCCCTGCTGGATCGGTTCATCGAGGCCGGTGGTGCCTTCTCCCGCGAGATCGCACCCGGGCCCTTGGAAGGACTGGCGGAAGCGCTGCACGATCGCGGAGACACGGTTGCCCGTCGGCATCTCGCCGGCCTGCTGTGGCAGGCGGGTGCGGCCGATCTGCGGGCGCTGGTCCCGGCGCTGACATCGGTCCAGGAGCCCGACGTTCTGCGGTGGATCGGTTACGCGCTGAGCAGGATCGGACCCGACGCCGCGGTCGCGATCCCCGATCTGATGCGCGTGCTGGCTGAGACCGACGACGCGGAAGTCGCCAGGGCCATGGCGTACGCGCTTGCCGGCATCGGGCCGGCCGCGGCACACGTCTTCCCGTCGGCAATACCGCTCGTCCTGACGCGGTGCGGACAGCAAGCGGACCGGCAGCTCGAACTGTTCGTCCACAACCTGGAGCGCGCCGGTCCACAGATGATCGACGTGCTGATCGCCGGCATGCTCGCTGCCCACGATACCAAGGTCGCCTACGATATCGCCTTCGCCCTCGGTCGGATGGGCCTCGCCGCCGTCCTGCCGCTCTACGTGGCGCTCGCGACCGCCGGCGACGATCGGCAGAGGTCGGTGCTAGCCCGCGCGCTCGGCCGGATCGGTCCGGATGCCGGCATGGCCTTGGACCTGCTCCTCGATAGGCTGCGGCAGGCAGGTGACGACGCTGTACGCAGCACCATGATGGGTGCCGTGACCGAGATCGGCCTGCGGTCGCCGGCCGACCTTCATTCCCTCCGCACGGTCTTCCGTGCCACGAACACCGAACGCGTTCTTCGAAGCGCCGCAGAAGCGGCCGCCACCCTCGGAACTGACGCGCTGGGCTTCCTCCTCGAGGAGTTCGAGGCCGGCGGCCCCGCCGCCAGGATCCCGATCGCGAAGGTGCTCGGCGACTTCGGTGCGGAGGCCGCCGCAGCCGTCGACGCTTTCGCCCTGGCGGCTGAGAGCTCGCCCGACCGCGCGCTGCTCGACGCTCTGACTCAGGCCCTGGCGAAGATCGGAGCGCCCGCGGATGTGCTCTTCACCGCGAGGATCAGGGCGCTGCTGCATGTGCCCGGTGGGTACTGGGCGGATGACGGCCTGACCGGCATGCAGAAGGCGCTGGACGCCGGCCTGCGTCTGCCAGAGCATCACGTCCGGGATCTGGTCTCGGCGCTCGTCAGATTCGGAGCCTCGTCGATCGGGCGCCCGATTGCCAAGATGCTGGGCTCGACTGGCAGGCACGCGGCCGAGCCGCTTCTGAGCGCGCTCGACCGGGTGCAGGATCCAGACACGCGTACGGTGATCTTCTATGCGCTGGGCCTGGTCGGCGAGCCGGCGCAGGCCGCCATGGACGACGTCGTGATCGCCTTGTCGACGGCCGACAACGATCGGCTCCGCCTGCAGCTCGTCGACGATCTCGTCCGCATGGGCCAACCCGACGAGAGGCACATGGCCACCCTCGCGGACGTGCTGGTTCGATCGTCGTTCCGTCCGGTCTGGTGGCGCCTGGGCCTCGTCCTCGCGGGCTTCGGGGCGCCGGCGGTCGTCACGCTCGTCCGGGTTCTGGATGATGCATCGGATGACGGGCTATGCGCCGCCATGGAGAACGCGCTCCTCGAGGTCGCCGCCGCGGATGCCGCTGCCAGAGCCGCGCTGCTCGCGGCCGTCCGACACGGGGCGCGTCCGCGGACGAAACGCGCGATCCAGGCTGCCTTGAACCAATCGAGCCGATGA